The genomic region AAGCTCCAGCAACATGTCCGTGCCTCGCGGCCGGCCGTGGTTTTTGTTTGCGCCGAGCGACTCCGCTGCGCGGAGCCGGCCGCTCGGCGCGCTAGATGTTGAGAAAGCAGGACTCAACCAGCTCGCCAGCGCCCGCGCCGTGCGGTTAACCAGCGGCAGCACGGTTTGCCGCCAGAAGGCACGCTGGGCTTCCTGATAATTGGAATACGTATTGTCTCCCGGAATTCCCAAGAGCATCGGGGGCACGCCGATGGCGAGCGCGATCTCGCGCGCGGCGGCGTTCTTCGCCTCGATGAAATCCATGTCCTTCGGCGACAGCGACAGCGGCTTCCAGTCGAGGCCGCCTTCCAAGAGCAGCGGACGTCCGGCGGCGCGCGCGCCTTGAAAGTTCGTCTCGAGCTCGCCTTTGAGGCGCGTGAACTGCTCGTCCGTCATCTGCCCGTTCGAGGCTGCGTAGACGAGCGCGCCGGAGGGCCGCGCGGAATTGTCGAGTAGCGCCTTGTTCCACCCCGACGCCGTGTTGTGAATGTCGATCGCGGTGGCAGCGGCCTCGATCGGGCTCATGCCGTAGTGATCGTTGACGGGATGAAAGAGGCGCACGTGCAGGATCGGGCGCACGCCATCGACGACGTCATCGATGAAGCGCACGCTTCGTCCGTTAGCGGTGTATTCGTAGCCTTCGGGCCAGCCGTCGAGGCCGGGGATCACCTTCATGCGGTCGGGGCGGAGAATGTGCAGCTCTCGCAACTCGCCATCGAGCGCCACCGCTTCGGCGTACGCGTTGCCCGAGACGAGGAGAAACCCGTACCAGGCTTCGAGGAAATCGGTGCCGGTGTGATCGAGGCTCGGCCGCCGGAGCAGCCCGATCAGCGGATGATCCTCGATCTCGCGCGTGCCCTCGTAGAGCAGCAAGGGGATCGAGGCGGCGGCCTCCGCTATCATGCGTACCGAGCGATAGACGATGGCATTCTGCATGAAGCCTTCGCGGGCGAAGGCAGCATAGTCGCGCGGCGCCCACACGGGCTCGCCGAGAGTGTGATAGGCGATGAGGGGACCCACGGAGGAACCCTTGTTGATCGTGTCTGGAGCTGAGCTTTTGATGGTGCCCGGCGACTCGCGTTCCGCGAGCCGGCCGCCGGGCACGGACATGTTGAAAGAGTCTTCGAACTGACCGGGCGCCTTCACTTCGCGGAGCCGGCCGGAAGGCGCGGATTGGTTGAGCGACGCACGTCCAACATCAATCTCGCTCGGCGGCCGGCTCGACGAAGGAGAGTCGCCGAGCGCAATCGAAGAGCTTGCGCGCGACGAGAATATTCTCGCGAACGTGTCGATCAACGACATGAACTGTCCTTTGAAATTTAAGGAAAGCGTTTGACCCACTCCGACCGTCATCCCGGCGGAGGCCGGGATCCAGCCAACCCGCGATACAGCAGATGTGGATCGTTGACTGGGTGCCGACCTTCGTCGGCATGACGGTGGTGCTGCTAAAGCATTCGAACAGAGGGTTTCATCGTATCGGCCAAGAGCAAATCGGTGATCGCCCAGACGAGCGCGTCGGCGCGATCGGGGCTGCGCCCACGCATCGTGCCGTCGGCGCCGAAGGAACACATCTGATCTTCGAGCGCATCGAAGCGTCCGACATGCGCCACGCGACCTTCCGCGTAGAGCGCCGCGACCGGCTCGGCGCGAACCCATTTTCCCCGCGTGGCGCGAACCTTGACAACGGGGAAATTCTCTCGAAACCTTTGCAAGACGGAAATGACGAGATCTCCGCCCTGATTGACTTCCGCTACCATGCGGTCGGCTTCATAATCATCGAACGCTCCCAGCGCCGCGTTCGCCCAGATCTCCGGTGTTCGGCCTTGGATCGTCCGATCGGCGAGAACGTAAGCGCGTTTATCGACGCCCAATCCCGCAACGATAATTCCGCAGGCGTCCGATGACGCAGTTGCGGTGACCGGCGGATCGAGCGCGACGACGATGCGCTGCATGTCAGGCGCGGCGTCGACGCGCGCCTCCTCGATCCAATGCCTGCGCCATAA from Hyphomicrobium sp. MC1 harbors:
- a CDS encoding phage portal protein, whose translation is MSLIDTFARIFSSRASSSIALGDSPSSSRPPSEIDVGRASLNQSAPSGRLREVKAPGQFEDSFNMSVPGGRLAERESPGTIKSSAPDTINKGSSVGPLIAYHTLGEPVWAPRDYAAFAREGFMQNAIVYRSVRMIAEAAASIPLLLYEGTREIEDHPLIGLLRRPSLDHTGTDFLEAWYGFLLVSGNAYAEAVALDGELRELHILRPDRMKVIPGLDGWPEGYEYTANGRSVRFIDDVVDGVRPILHVRLFHPVNDHYGMSPIEAAATAIDIHNTASGWNKALLDNSARPSGALVYAASNGQMTDEQFTRLKGELETNFQGARAAGRPLLLEGGLDWKPLSLSPKDMDFIEAKNAAAREIALAIGVPPMLLGIPGDNTYSNYQEAQRAFWRQTVLPLVNRTARALASWLSPAFSTSSAPSGRLRAAESLGANKNHGRPRGTDMLLELRPDLDQIEALAPERDALWKRLEAASFLTTDEKRAAAGYDAQPDSASPQLKYREDQPRVPAGNPDGGRWTDGDRVAMAKIIQGAARYLLRNPKVLKPAEKTLEDLLKPGGKELGIRRGGATSGIRTINRSDFEKLKADLLDGTTEVPARPAYTGKWFRRSDGSIVGVRTSEQHGETLEVIKSLDGSTLGNGYKVHFNDQ